A region from the Spea bombifrons isolate aSpeBom1 chromosome 7, aSpeBom1.2.pri, whole genome shotgun sequence genome encodes:
- the LOC128502325 gene encoding histone H2B 1/2-like: protein MKAVGVGGKKRPLKAAGKEKSKKEYSKRVYRVLKQVHPDQSRYQKAVELLNGDLVKGDGLAGVAEEAARLSHYNPRKTITSCEIQSALGAQGGGR from the exons ATGAAAGCGGTTGGTGTTGGTGGTAAGAAGCGGCCCCTGAAGGCGGCGGGTAAAGAGAAATCAAAAAAGGAATATTCTAAACGTGTCTACAGAGTCCTAAAGCAG GTCCATCCGGATCAGAGCCGGTATCAGAAGGCCGTGGAGCTTCTGAATGGAGACTTGGTGAAAGGTGACGGACTGGCCGGTGTCGCTGAAGAAGCTGCCAGGCTGTCCCATTACAACCCGAGAAAGACCATCACCAGCTGCGAGATCCAATCTGCCCTCGGAGCGCAGGGGGGCGGCAGGTGA
- the LOC128502150 gene encoding histone H2B 1-like: MKCSTAAKKMRLIIKPRVIVVRKRKSKGKYSSFIYRLSKQAGHGVRVSRLSKNLVAKGLYPRVAAEAARLSLYNTRRTITTKELQSALRRVLLNLRGPEGPKKMKADD, from the exons ATGAAGTGCTCTACGGCTGCCAAAAAGATGCGATTAATCATCAAACCCAGGGTGATCGTGGTGAGAAAGCGCAAGTCCAAGGGCAAATACTCCAGCTTTATCTACAGGCTGTCCAAACAG GCCGGTCACGGGGTCCGGGTGTCTCGCCTGTCCAAGAATCTGGTGGCCAAAGGGCTCTATCCTCGGGTGGCCGCTGAAGCCGCCAGACTGTCCCTATACAACACGAGGAGGACAATTACCACCAAGGAGCTGCAATCTGCCCTGAGGCGGGTCCTGCTGAACCTGCGCGGCCCTGAGGGGCCGAAGAAGATGAAGGCGGACGACTAA